From one Enterococcus sp. DIV2402 genomic stretch:
- a CDS encoding DUF5054 domain-containing protein: MANNDYILEGHELGSLSYERFDFADYHNFISKYSRLTRWTSSWCLVDFAKRGIEAFQDIRYELIKPMIQKSCITQIKNQLVVTFDLCFTEYEQRMWGVPAKNQLTYHIDLLEHRIELNLKWNGKQANKMPEAYWLETSLKVANPYRWQMNKLGTTLSPYNVVENGNRNLHALSQEGLSYSGIEGKVKIQSLDAPLFSFGRRSLLKFDNLQPSLNEGMFINLQNNVWGTNFPAWFEDDMLYRVIIELP; this comes from the coding sequence GTGGCTAATAATGATTACATTCTTGAGGGCCATGAGCTTGGGAGTTTATCTTATGAACGATTTGATTTTGCTGATTATCATAATTTTATTAGCAAATATAGCCGTTTAACACGATGGACTTCTAGTTGGTGTTTAGTAGATTTTGCTAAACGAGGCATCGAAGCTTTTCAAGATATTCGTTATGAATTAATCAAACCGATGATTCAGAAATCGTGTATCACTCAAATTAAAAACCAACTAGTCGTGACTTTTGATCTTTGCTTTACAGAATATGAACAGAGAATGTGGGGAGTACCTGCAAAAAATCAATTAACATATCACATTGATTTACTAGAACATCGGATTGAACTCAATTTGAAGTGGAATGGCAAACAGGCAAATAAGATGCCCGAAGCTTACTGGTTAGAAACCAGTTTGAAAGTAGCAAATCCTTATCGTTGGCAGATGAATAAACTGGGAACGACCCTTTCACCTTATAATGTGGTAGAAAATGGCAATCGCAATTTACACGCATTATCTCAAGAAGGATTATCTTATAGTGGGATTGAAGGAAAAGTGAAAATTCAAAGTCTCGATGCGCCACTTTTTTCTTTTGGTCGACGAAGTTTATTGAAATTTGATAATTTACAGCCTTCCTTAAATGAAGGAATGTTTATTAATTTGCAAAATAACGTTTGGGGGACAAATTTTCCAGCTTGGTTTGAAGACGATATGTTGTATCGGGTTATTATTGAGTTACCTTAA
- a CDS encoding PTS lactose/cellobiose transporter subunit IIA has protein sequence MENKINTELDSMAIILHAGNAKSSAFEAMIAVKSGDSLTYEAKYQEAREEIILAKKAHAELLRKLSAAERMENIDLLLVHAEGHLSSTDIAIELIGDIGELYKWKESFNG, from the coding sequence ATGGAGAATAAAATTAATACAGAGTTGGACTCGATGGCAATCATTTTACATGCGGGGAATGCGAAGAGCTCTGCTTTTGAAGCGATGATTGCAGTTAAATCTGGTGATAGCTTAACATATGAAGCAAAGTACCAAGAAGCTCGCGAAGAAATTATTTTAGCAAAAAAAGCCCATGCGGAACTTTTACGGAAATTATCTGCAGCTGAACGTATGGAAAATATTGATTTGTTACTGGTACATGCAGAGGGGCATCTATCCTCAACAGATATTGCTATTGAATTGATTGGTGATATTGGTGAACTATATAAATGGAAGGAGAGTTTTAATGGATAA
- a CDS encoding PTS fructose transporter subunit IIC, producing MANYQIIAATGCPTGIAHTYMAQEALEQAAKRKNVSIKVETHGQIGIENELTPQDIAEADVVIIAADKDVHPERFAGKRIIDVSVSAGIKEADRLIEDALAGKGKVLVSDTDKKEQQVEDSSSGMSIGRSIYKNLMNGVSHMLPFVVAGGVLIAISFAIWGVYSFDPSSDQYNPTAAMLKSVGDASMGMMVPVLSAYIAEGIAKRPGLVVGFVGGLVAMAGGTGFLGGILSGFLGGYLVVALQKGLKFLPKSLDGLKAIFLYPVIGVGIIGVIMSLLADPMNAVNQGMMDFLASFENSNPLILGLIVGCMCAFDMGGPINKAAYVTGTALLAQGNTTFMAGVSAACIAPPLITGFATLFFGKYFEANERNAGLVNFILGSTHITEGAIPFAAKDPVRVLPIMMIGSSIAAILTYMFGVQVPAPHGGFLVLPVVTGKWQWVVAILVGSIIGGLLLGLLQKNRVKKAA from the coding sequence ATGGCAAACTATCAAATTATTGCAGCGACAGGTTGTCCGACAGGTATTGCACACACGTACATGGCACAAGAAGCATTAGAACAAGCCGCAAAACGTAAAAATGTGTCCATTAAAGTTGAAACTCATGGTCAAATTGGAATTGAAAATGAGCTAACTCCGCAAGATATTGCAGAAGCAGATGTAGTAATTATTGCGGCAGACAAAGATGTTCATCCAGAACGTTTTGCTGGCAAACGCATTATTGATGTTTCTGTTAGTGCGGGCATTAAAGAAGCTGATCGCTTGATTGAAGATGCCTTGGCTGGTAAAGGGAAAGTTCTGGTTTCAGACACAGACAAAAAAGAGCAACAAGTAGAAGACAGCAGTTCAGGTATGAGCATTGGCAGAAGTATTTATAAGAATTTGATGAATGGTGTGTCGCATATGTTGCCGTTTGTCGTAGCAGGTGGTGTACTGATCGCTATTTCATTTGCCATCTGGGGAGTCTATTCATTTGACCCGTCAAGTGATCAATACAATCCAACAGCAGCAATGCTAAAAAGTGTCGGTGACGCATCAATGGGAATGATGGTTCCAGTGTTATCTGCTTATATTGCAGAAGGCATTGCGAAACGTCCAGGTTTGGTCGTTGGGTTCGTGGGTGGTTTAGTAGCGATGGCTGGTGGTACCGGATTTTTAGGTGGGATTTTGTCTGGTTTCCTTGGCGGGTATTTAGTGGTTGCCTTGCAAAAAGGATTGAAATTTTTACCGAAATCATTGGATGGTTTAAAAGCTATTTTCTTATATCCAGTAATTGGCGTTGGAATTATTGGTGTGATTATGTCTTTATTGGCGGATCCAATGAATGCAGTGAATCAAGGAATGATGGACTTTTTAGCAAGTTTTGAGAACTCGAATCCTTTAATTTTGGGATTAATTGTAGGCTGTATGTGTGCCTTTGATATGGGTGGTCCGATTAATAAGGCTGCTTATGTAACAGGAACAGCTTTATTAGCACAAGGGAATACCACCTTTATGGCGGGTGTTTCAGCTGCTTGTATTGCTCCACCGTTAATTACGGGGTTTGCGACATTATTCTTTGGTAAATATTTTGAAGCAAATGAACGCAATGCGGGGCTCGTGAACTTTATTTTAGGTTCAACGCACATTACAGAAGGAGCGATTCCCTTTGCAGCGAAGGATCCTGTCCGTGTTTTACCCATTATGATGATTGGTTCGTCAATTGCAGCAATTTTAACGTATATGTTTGGCGTTCAAGTACCTGCTCCTCATGGTGGATTTTTAGTATTACCAGTTGTGACAGGTAAATGGCAATGGGTAGTAGCCATTTTAGTGGGTTCAATTATCGGTGGCTTATTATTAGGACTATTACAAAAAAATCGCGTAAAAAAAGCAGCGTAA
- a CDS encoding PTS sugar transporter subunit IIB: MKKVILICNAGMSTGMLAKKIEAASNNSLEVKAYSESEYKDYLEGADLVLIGPQIRFLLPQITASVSVPVEAISPMKYGIMDGKGVYEDIIKIIGG, from the coding sequence ATGAAAAAAGTTATTTTAATTTGTAATGCAGGAATGTCTACTGGAATGTTGGCAAAAAAAATTGAAGCAGCTTCAAATAATTCTCTAGAGGTTAAAGCTTACAGTGAATCAGAATACAAAGATTATTTAGAAGGCGCAGATCTTGTTTTAATTGGACCTCAAATTCGTTTTTTACTGCCTCAAATAACCGCAAGTGTCAGTGTACCTGTTGAAGCAATTTCTCCTATGAAATATGGAATCATGGATGGAAAAGGTGTTTACGAAGATATTATCAAAATAATTGGAGGATAA
- a CDS encoding PTS sugar transporter subunit IIC, which produces MGFESLSASMDKYISPLANKLSQQRHLKATRDAFMSMLPITLFGSIPIIINAAPVTDDTTNSFLLAWAEFANNNSMILNWLSGITLSAMSLYICLGVTYFLCRHYEEDVLRPIMFAITGFLMLVMKPLKMGWDGKEVDISFIDGRGILMAIFVAIVTVESYHWMRKKNVGRISMPDSVPASLSETFATLIPGMILLSFFSVIFIIFHLLETTAVEFLYKIMAPSFSAADSLPFTILIIFLVHLFWFFGIHDAALAGILGPIRDGNLSINAAEKVSGGELSHIFTTPFWTYFVIIGGSGSVLALSFLMMRSKSKQLRTVGKIGFLPSIFGISEPLIFGTPLMLNPIFLFPFIFTSVFNGIVTYLLMSWGIVGKTFAVFSWQMPAPIGAFLSTLDWRALVLVFVLIVLNGIIYYPFLKIYEKNLVTLEQETTE; this is translated from the coding sequence ATGGGCTTTGAATCATTAAGTGCAAGTATGGATAAATATATTTCTCCTCTTGCAAATAAATTAAGTCAGCAACGACACTTAAAAGCAACACGAGATGCCTTTATGTCTATGTTACCAATTACGTTATTTGGGTCGATTCCAATTATTATTAATGCAGCGCCGGTAACCGATGATACAACGAATAGTTTTCTTTTAGCATGGGCTGAGTTTGCAAACAATAATAGTATGATTTTGAATTGGCTTAGTGGTATAACCTTAAGTGCTATGTCACTATATATTTGTTTAGGTGTTACGTACTTTTTATGTCGTCATTATGAAGAAGACGTGCTACGACCAATCATGTTCGCCATTACAGGATTTTTAATGCTAGTGATGAAACCTTTGAAAATGGGGTGGGATGGCAAAGAAGTGGATATTAGTTTTATTGATGGACGCGGTATTTTAATGGCAATATTTGTTGCTATTGTGACAGTCGAGAGTTATCATTGGATGCGTAAAAAAAATGTTGGCCGAATCAGTATGCCTGATAGTGTCCCAGCATCATTATCCGAAACATTTGCTACTTTGATACCGGGAATGATTTTACTAAGTTTCTTTTCAGTAATCTTTATTATTTTCCATTTGCTGGAAACAACTGCGGTTGAATTTCTATACAAAATTATGGCACCAAGTTTTAGCGCAGCAGATAGCCTACCATTTACTATATTGATTATCTTTTTGGTTCATTTATTTTGGTTCTTTGGTATTCATGATGCTGCTTTGGCAGGAATATTAGGACCAATTCGTGATGGCAATCTCTCCATTAATGCAGCTGAAAAAGTTTCAGGAGGGGAACTATCACATATTTTTACAACGCCATTCTGGACGTATTTTGTAATTATTGGTGGTTCGGGTTCTGTGCTAGCATTATCTTTCTTGATGATGCGATCGAAATCAAAACAATTACGTACAGTAGGAAAAATTGGCTTCTTACCTTCGATTTTTGGTATTTCTGAACCACTTATCTTTGGTACACCATTAATGTTAAATCCGATTTTCTTATTCCCATTTATTTTCACATCCGTATTTAATGGGATTGTTACGTATTTATTAATGAGTTGGGGAATTGTGGGTAAAACATTTGCCGTTTTCTCTTGGCAAATGCCAGCGCCGATTGGAGCCTTTTTATCTACATTGGATTGGCGAGCATTAGTATTAGTATTTGTGCTAATTGTACTGAATGGAATAATCTACTATCCATTTTTAAAAATTTATGAGAAAAATCTAGTCACTTTGGAACAAGAAACAACTGAATAA
- a CDS encoding DUF5054 domain-containing protein: MAKKLHVVYKTHLDIGFTDLAANVIEQYLIDFIPRAVQIGKELPDQFVWTTGSWLIYFYLNHPNVSKQDKEQMIEAIKCGTIKWHGLPVTMHSELMDQRLFEYGLSISKELDQQFDMKTVAAKLTDVPGHTIGIVPLMAKAGLKYLHIGVNASSAIPKVPEMFLWRNSDGTEIVVHYAQDYGETFMREGWDDRLYFAHSHDNAGPPKDSQEVQMLMARLEKENPDVEVVASSLDQFALAAWEKRDSLPVIEEEIGDSWIHGIASDSRKISDYLSLLRLRNQWLDSGELSVDSAEYKNFSEQLMLVAEHTWGGNGNVFLPDYTNYLLEDFQKAREQDQITFNHDRTSMDFGDLMALISTDIESKELCSKRSYRLYEDSWQEQREYLTVAVSCLSDARQIEAQKVLATKKYEIQSINTGESVIPGRLYQYGDVSLKFSVSGGISF, from the coding sequence ATGGCAAAAAAACTTCATGTAGTTTATAAAACTCATTTAGATATAGGGTTTACAGATTTGGCAGCAAATGTAATAGAGCAGTATTTGATAGACTTTATTCCTCGAGCAGTACAAATTGGCAAAGAGTTACCCGATCAGTTTGTTTGGACAACCGGGTCATGGTTAATTTACTTTTATTTGAATCATCCCAATGTCTCCAAACAAGATAAGGAACAAATGATAGAAGCAATTAAATGTGGCACAATTAAGTGGCATGGCTTACCGGTAACAATGCATAGCGAATTGATGGATCAACGTTTGTTTGAATATGGATTATCGATTTCTAAAGAATTAGATCAACAATTTGACATGAAAACGGTAGCAGCGAAGCTAACTGATGTCCCAGGTCATACAATTGGGATTGTTCCTTTAATGGCCAAAGCAGGTTTAAAATATTTGCATATTGGCGTGAACGCGAGCTCCGCCATTCCCAAAGTGCCAGAAATGTTTCTGTGGCGTAATAGTGATGGAACAGAGATTGTGGTTCATTATGCACAAGATTATGGTGAAACCTTTATGCGTGAAGGTTGGGATGATAGGTTATATTTTGCCCACAGTCATGACAATGCCGGTCCACCAAAAGACAGTCAAGAAGTTCAGATGTTGATGGCTCGTTTGGAAAAAGAAAATCCAGATGTGGAGGTTGTGGCTTCTAGTTTGGATCAATTTGCACTAGCAGCGTGGGAAAAACGTGATAGTTTACCGGTAATTGAAGAAGAAATCGGGGATTCTTGGATACATGGAATTGCTTCTGATTCGAGAAAAATTTCAGATTATTTGAGTTTATTACGTCTTCGTAACCAATGGCTGGATTCAGGTGAGTTAAGTGTAGATAGTGCGGAATATAAAAATTTTTCGGAGCAACTTATGCTAGTTGCTGAACATACGTGGGGTGGAAACGGAAATGTTTTTTTACCCGACTATACAAATTATTTACTTGAAGATTTTCAAAAAGCGCGTGAGCAAGATCAAATTACTTTTAACCATGATCGAACATCTATGGATTTTGGGGATTTAATGGCTTTAATTAGTACAGATATCGAATCAAAAGAGCTTTGTTCGAAACGTTCTTATAGATTATATGAAGATTCTTGGCAAGAACAACGAGAATATCTGACGGTAGCGGTATCTTGCTTAAGTGATGCACGTCAAATAGAAGCTCAAAAAGTATTAGCCACCAAAAAATATGAAATTCAAAGTATAAATACGGGTGAATCAGTAATTCCGGGTAGATTGTATCAATATGGGGATGTTTCTTTGAAATTTTCAGTTAGCGGTGGAATCAGTTTTTGA
- a CDS encoding fructose PTS transporter subunit IIA, which translates to MVNEELIFIDLDLTTQADVFDFLSETTVARQIATNKKDVQSALKKREEEGTTGMMDGFAIPHAKSDAITKPAILVIKLKQGIEWDSMDGQPTQYIIAMFIPTAESGSTHLKVLSQVARMLMKSDFKEEFVATDSPVALATLISEKLEA; encoded by the coding sequence ATGGTCAACGAAGAATTAATTTTTATTGATTTAGATTTAACAACACAAGCAGATGTTTTTGATTTTTTATCAGAAACAACAGTCGCTAGACAGATTGCGACAAACAAAAAAGATGTACAGTCAGCTTTAAAAAAACGAGAAGAAGAAGGCACGACGGGAATGATGGATGGGTTTGCTATTCCGCATGCCAAAAGTGATGCTATTACGAAACCAGCGATTCTTGTGATTAAACTAAAACAAGGAATTGAATGGGATAGTATGGATGGTCAACCAACGCAATATATTATTGCGATGTTCATCCCAACTGCTGAAAGTGGTTCAACGCATCTAAAAGTTCTTTCGCAAGTCGCAAGAATGTTGATGAAATCAGATTTTAAAGAGGAATTTGTCGCAACCGATTCACCAGTAGCATTAGCAACACTTATTTCAGAAAAATTGGAGGCATAA
- the lacD gene encoding tagatose-bisphosphate aldolase translates to MKKISVNQLQKLKNTSNQAGIIGALAIDQRGALKKMINNYKEATDKDIEDFKKLVSEELTPYATSILLDPEYGLPAASSRSDNAGLLLAYEKTGYDASTPGRLPDSLNIWSVKRLKEAGADACKFLLYYDVDESDEINDQKKAYMERIGSECVAEELPFFLELVSYDATIADTSSKEYAQVKPHKVNEMMKEFSKPRYNVDVLKMEVPVNMNYVEGYGEEVVYSREEALNYFKEQSQATDLPFIFLSAGVSAELFQETLRFAKEAGSTFNGVLCGRATWANGVEPFVTAGEEAARQWLQTQGRKNIEELNAVLAETASSWHTKIQVKEADTPRFS, encoded by the coding sequence ATGAAAAAAATTAGTGTTAATCAGTTACAAAAATTAAAAAATACAAGTAATCAAGCAGGAATCATCGGTGCGTTAGCGATTGATCAACGTGGTGCATTGAAAAAAATGATTAACAACTACAAAGAAGCAACAGATAAAGATATTGAAGACTTCAAAAAATTGGTTTCAGAAGAATTAACGCCTTATGCAACATCCATCTTGCTAGACCCCGAATACGGATTACCAGCGGCCAGCTCACGTTCAGATAATGCAGGGTTACTATTAGCATATGAAAAAACAGGCTATGATGCATCAACACCAGGTCGTTTGCCAGATTCTTTGAATATTTGGTCAGTCAAACGTCTAAAAGAAGCTGGTGCAGACGCATGTAAATTCTTATTGTATTACGATGTTGATGAGAGTGATGAAATCAACGATCAAAAGAAAGCGTATATGGAACGAATCGGTTCAGAATGCGTGGCCGAAGAATTACCGTTCTTTTTAGAATTGGTTTCGTATGATGCAACTATTGCAGATACTAGTTCAAAAGAATACGCTCAAGTAAAACCACACAAAGTGAATGAAATGATGAAAGAATTTTCTAAGCCACGTTACAATGTAGACGTCTTAAAAATGGAAGTCCCTGTGAACATGAATTATGTTGAAGGGTATGGCGAAGAAGTGGTTTATTCTCGAGAAGAAGCCTTAAACTATTTCAAAGAACAAAGCCAAGCAACGGATTTACCATTTATTTTTCTAAGTGCAGGCGTTAGTGCGGAACTATTCCAAGAAACTCTACGTTTTGCTAAAGAAGCAGGTTCGACATTTAATGGTGTACTATGTGGTCGTGCAACCTGGGCAAATGGCGTAGAACCTTTTGTAACAGCAGGAGAAGAAGCAGCACGTCAATGGTTGCAAACACAAGGACGCAAAAACATTGAAGAGTTGAACGCTGTCTTAGCAGAAACTGCCAGCTCTTGGCACACTAAAATTCAAGTCAAAGAAGCCGATACACCAAGATTTTCTTAA
- the pfkB gene encoding 1-phosphofructokinase, which produces MSNIYTCTLNLAIDLFIETDSLKPFVVNRTQDDDIQANGKGVNVSLVLKMLGIENTALGFKAGFTGQYIDDFLRGKAIGTEFIDVPGLTRINVFTQVNDTQEEFKLVNKGPEIPEESVTQFLARVEQLQAGDFLCVSGSLPQGVAPTILIELAKRCQEREVFLIIDSSYNEVLACLPYQPFLLKPNEEELAAWFGVTIDTKEDYLHYGKKLVALGAQNVLLSLGGEGAYFFSKDALLYGNSPKGKVVNTACAGDTLLGTFLAGILKNDELSTTLKKSLAAGSSTAFRKGITDFSDVEELEKQIKISGE; this is translated from the coding sequence TTGTCGAATATCTATACATGTACTTTGAATTTAGCAATTGATTTATTTATTGAAACGGATTCGTTAAAACCGTTTGTGGTGAATCGTACGCAAGATGACGATATTCAGGCGAATGGCAAGGGTGTTAATGTGTCACTAGTTTTAAAAATGTTGGGGATTGAAAATACAGCTTTAGGATTTAAAGCAGGGTTTACAGGACAATATATTGATGATTTTTTAAGAGGAAAAGCGATTGGTACGGAGTTTATTGACGTACCGGGCTTAACTAGAATCAATGTTTTTACCCAAGTAAATGACACACAAGAGGAATTTAAACTTGTAAACAAAGGTCCTGAAATACCTGAAGAAAGTGTCACTCAATTTTTAGCTAGAGTTGAGCAATTACAAGCAGGCGACTTTCTTTGTGTCTCAGGAAGTTTACCGCAAGGCGTTGCACCAACGATTTTAATTGAACTTGCCAAACGCTGTCAGGAACGAGAGGTTTTTTTAATTATTGATAGTAGCTACAATGAAGTGTTGGCATGTTTACCTTATCAGCCCTTTTTATTGAAACCAAATGAAGAAGAGTTGGCAGCTTGGTTTGGTGTCACCATTGATACAAAAGAAGACTACCTTCATTACGGAAAAAAACTAGTGGCATTGGGCGCTCAAAATGTCTTGCTTTCTCTAGGCGGAGAAGGAGCATATTTCTTTAGTAAAGACGCTCTTTTATATGGAAATTCACCAAAAGGAAAAGTTGTCAATACAGCTTGTGCGGGCGATACTTTGTTGGGCACTTTTTTAGCAGGGATTTTAAAAAATGATGAATTGTCAACAACGCTAAAAAAAAGTTTAGCTGCAGGCAGTTCCACAGCGTTCAGAAAAGGTATTACGGATTTTTCAGATGTAGAAGAATTAGAAAAACAAATAAAAATTAGTGGGGAATGA
- a CDS encoding MurR/RpiR family transcriptional regulator: MEVKLSETEAYLWKYITKNIHEIPNLSIIKLSELANVSTSTIVRTMKKKGYEGFTAFKHHLKDEQNTTINFANVEKIDSEIKRSILKNEQEVIRTLNMIHTGVIEDAIQKIQSSERIIIFARGFSELIAEEMKIKFQLTDKYCELHTDPNIIKTMSKHLKKTDIVIFVSLNGETEELVDAAQNCYQKEIGTIAITTNKESPLSHLCELVLVGFKSEISFFPDYEVRSRLPLSVIARILLDSYVIRMKQEIKR; this comes from the coding sequence ATGGAAGTTAAACTTAGTGAAACAGAGGCCTACCTGTGGAAATACATCACAAAAAACATTCACGAAATCCCGAATCTCTCCATCATCAAATTAAGCGAGTTGGCAAATGTATCCACTTCCACGATTGTGCGTACGATGAAGAAAAAAGGCTATGAAGGATTTACGGCATTTAAACATCATTTAAAAGACGAGCAAAATACAACGATTAATTTTGCAAATGTCGAAAAAATTGATAGCGAAATTAAACGTTCGATTTTAAAAAACGAACAAGAAGTCATTCGTACATTAAATATGATTCATACCGGTGTGATTGAAGATGCGATTCAAAAAATCCAAAGCTCTGAACGGATTATTATTTTTGCTAGAGGGTTTTCAGAATTAATTGCAGAAGAAATGAAGATCAAATTTCAATTAACAGATAAATATTGCGAACTGCATACGGATCCAAATATTATTAAAACGATGAGTAAGCATTTAAAGAAAACAGATATTGTCATCTTTGTCTCACTCAATGGTGAAACAGAAGAATTAGTCGATGCTGCACAAAATTGTTACCAAAAAGAAATTGGAACTATCGCGATTACAACCAATAAAGAAAGTCCCTTATCCCATTTATGCGAATTAGTATTGGTCGGATTCAAATCTGAAATTTCATTTTTTCCAGACTACGAAGTCCGTTCCCGATTGCCCCTTTCTGTTATTGCTAGAATTTTGTTAGACTCTTACGTTATTCGAATGAAGCAAGAAATAAAACGTTAA
- a CDS encoding glycoside hydrolase family 1 protein gives MDKNFLWGGATASYQCEGAWDIDDKQPSMWDCYLHENNLENGDVASDYYHRYEEDIRMMAEGGQNTYRFSLSWPRIIKDKEGTVNLKGIDFYHRILDTCKKYGIEPFVTIYHWDLPQYWELEGGWLNKETCYAFEQFAKVCFEHFGDKVSYWTTFNEPKWFIVNGYFIGNYPPGLQDVQKTMYGAYHVMYASALAVRAFRVGNYQGEIGIVHSYTPVNGVDNTIETKIAMRYADNYCNNWILDTAALGEFPIDLIARLSEKYDVSFMKAEDLAVIKNYTVDFIGLNYYARTLVKPYTEGETQLVFNHSGKKGQSKVIIKDWFEQVKDPNSEYTAWDTEIYPKGLQDGLIEAWERYELPIFVTENGVGVREDVTVDCVQDDYRIEFMNDHINAIMNAMDKGVDIRGYYAWASFDLYSWKNGVEKRYGLVAVDFGNEQIRKPKASYYWFKEMIESNAKIIKRRKFEKE, from the coding sequence ATGGATAAGAATTTTTTATGGGGTGGGGCTACAGCTTCTTACCAATGTGAAGGTGCTTGGGATATTGATGATAAACAGCCTTCAATGTGGGATTGCTATTTACATGAAAACAATTTAGAAAATGGTGATGTAGCAAGTGATTATTACCATCGTTATGAAGAAGATATCAGAATGATGGCAGAAGGCGGACAAAATACTTATCGCTTCTCTCTATCGTGGCCAAGAATTATTAAGGATAAAGAAGGAACCGTCAATTTAAAAGGAATTGATTTTTATCATCGTATTTTAGATACGTGTAAAAAATATGGGATTGAACCATTTGTAACCATTTATCATTGGGATCTGCCACAGTATTGGGAATTAGAAGGTGGTTGGTTAAATAAAGAAACGTGTTACGCGTTTGAACAGTTTGCTAAAGTTTGTTTTGAACATTTTGGTGATAAAGTTAGCTATTGGACTACTTTTAATGAACCAAAATGGTTTATTGTAAATGGCTATTTTATTGGTAATTATCCTCCAGGTTTACAAGATGTTCAAAAAACGATGTATGGTGCTTATCACGTCATGTATGCAAGTGCTTTAGCAGTACGAGCTTTTAGAGTGGGAAATTATCAAGGCGAAATTGGGATCGTTCATAGTTATACACCCGTAAATGGCGTGGATAATACGATTGAAACGAAAATTGCGATGCGTTATGCTGATAATTATTGCAATAATTGGATTTTAGATACGGCGGCGTTAGGAGAATTTCCAATCGATTTGATTGCTAGATTGTCAGAAAAATATGACGTGTCTTTTATGAAAGCAGAAGATTTAGCGGTTATCAAAAACTATACCGTCGATTTTATTGGACTAAATTATTATGCACGTACGTTAGTAAAGCCTTATACAGAAGGAGAAACGCAACTTGTATTCAATCATTCGGGTAAAAAAGGTCAAAGTAAAGTGATTATTAAGGATTGGTTTGAGCAAGTCAAAGATCCAAATAGTGAATATACAGCATGGGATACAGAAATTTACCCGAAAGGCTTGCAAGATGGGTTAATTGAAGCATGGGAAAGATATGAATTACCAATTTTTGTTACTGAAAATGGCGTAGGTGTTCGAGAAGATGTCACGGTAGACTGTGTACAAGACGATTATCGAATCGAATTTATGAACGATCATATTAATGCAATCATGAATGCAATGGATAAAGGTGTAGATATTCGAGGGTATTATGCCTGGGCATCTTTTGACTTATATTCATGGAAAAATGGTGTTGAAAAACGTTATGGCTTAGTAGCCGTTGATTTTGGAAATGAACAAATCAGAAAACCCAAAGCATCTTATTATTGGTTCAAAGAGATGATTGAAAGTAATGCAAAAATAATCAAACGTAGAAAATTTGAAAAGGAATGA